A region from the Lolium perenne isolate Kyuss_39 chromosome 4, Kyuss_2.0, whole genome shotgun sequence genome encodes:
- the LOC127329835 gene encoding protein LURP-one-related 11 — translation MQSQSATKMGAARWCLGLGAELWTPKVKVHSSAPPRQLEDTSSSSGATPAEPAGEGDSGEVGAGHTSEQREVFTIWMKSLVLNGSGCTVFDSDGRIVYRVDNYGSRQSVDVCLMDITGSVVLQVLKRFGRWDGYRLGNWKSKEPDAPRGRPWFTVVSKKWGGGPSCEFRSDRGRAVRYKMDGGRRRQQAARASWIVDDATGVVVAEVKRKLTATGLSLGEDVLTLVVEPNVDHSLIMGLLVVHGLINHSM, via the coding sequence ATGCAGTCGCAGTCTGCAACCAAGATGGGAGCTGCGAGATGGTGCCTTGGTCTTGGTGCCGAACTCTGGACGCCCAAGGTGAAGGTACACTCCTCGGCTCCGCCGCGGCAGCTAGAAGACACGTCGTCGTCCTCCGGTGCTACTCCAGCTGAGCCAGCAGGCGAAGGTGACAGCGGAGAAGTGGGAGCAGGGCACACGAGCGAGCAGCGTGAGGTGTTCACCATCTGGATGAAGTCGCTGGTGCTCAACGGCAGCGGCTGCACTGTGTTCGACTCCGACGGCCGCATCGTCTACCGGGTCGACAACTACGGCTCCCGCCAATCCGTCGACGTCTGCCTCATGGACATCACGGGGAGCGTGGTCCTCCAGGTGCTCAAGAGATTCGGGAGGTGGGATGGGTACAGGCTCGGCAACTGGAAATCAAAAGAGCCCGACGCGCCGCGGGGGCGGCCGTGGTTCACGGTGGTGAGCAAGAAGTGGGGCGGCGGGCCGAGCTGCGAGTTCAGGAGCGATCGCGGCCGCGCCGTGCGGTACAAGATggacggaggaaggcggcggcagcAGGCGGCGCGGGCCTCGTGGATCGTGGACGACGCCACTGGGGTGGTCGTGGCGGAGGTGAAGAGGAAGCTCACGGCGACGGGGTTATCCCTCGGCGAGGACGTCCTCACGCTGGTTGTGGAGCCCAACGTCGACCACTCGCTCATCATGGGGCTCCTTGTTGTGCACGGCCTCATCAACCACTCCATGTAA